The following DNA comes from Alienimonas californiensis.
GAGGTAGCCGGCCGGCACGTCCAGCACGGACAGCTTAATTCGGCAGGCGATGTCCACGCCGACGGCGTAGGGCACGACGGCGTTCTCCAGCCCCAGCACGCCGCCGATCGGCAGGCCGTAGCCGAGGTGGGCGTCCGGCATCAGCGCGGCGCCGCGGGCGCTGGGCAGGCTGCACGCCTCCCGCATCTGCTTATGGGCCTCGGCGTCGATATCGTCGCCCCAGGTCCGATAGCCGATCGGCTCCGGCGGCGGGGCGAGATCCTCGGCCTCTGCTGTCATCACCGCGGTCGCCAGCGGGCCGAAGTGCGGGTCGTCCGCGTGCTCGGCCGGGTTCTCCATCAGGGCCGGGAGGAACTGCTTGAGCTTATAGCCTCGCAGTTCCTTCGCCTCCGCCGCGGAGCGGATGCCGGCGAGGGCCTCGGCAATCAGAAAGTCCGGCACGCCGAGCTTGCGGAGCTGGGAGTTGTTCATGGCGAAGCAGACCCGGGAACAGCAGGTTGGTTCGGAGAACATTGATGTAACGCAGAGGCCCCGCGGGGCCTCTGCGTTACGAATCATTCTCCTTTGTCGAATGCCGCCACGCCCAGACCACGCCGGTGGCGGCGAGGTACAGCAGGAACTGCGTGAGGAACACCGGCCACGCCAGCGGGCCGAGGTGGAAGCCGGCGTTCGGGGCGTACAGGGAGGTGACGATCGGCCAGCCGAGGTTGAACACCGGGGCATCACTCGTGCGCCCCGGCGCCTCGAAGGCCGGCGGACCCTCGCTGGGGAAGAAGTCGAAGAACAGCGCCGCCCCCATCAGCAGGGGGGTCGCCATCAACCACAGCGTCCAGGTGTGGGGGTGAAAGCGAAAGAGGGGCTTGGCCGTGGGCGGGCGGACGGGCGCCGGCGGGGGCGTTTCGACGGTCATCGGTTCAGCCCTCGCGCGGGGGGATCAGGTCGGCCCGTTTCATCAGGGCGAGTTGGGCGGAGGCGATCGGCTTGCCGTCCGCCTCGCCGGCTTCGAGGTCGCCGGCCGTCAGCCAGCGGACGGCCCCCGGTTCCGAAGCCAACCGCTCCTCCAGCTTCGCCCGACCGCGGCGGAACAGTTCGCAGAGGTAGAACTGCACGATCGTGATGTCCCCCTCCGTCGGCCCCTCGCATTGGTCGGCGAACTGCAGGTGCGCCCGCGGGGCGTGGCTCACCAGATAATCCTTGCCGCCGTCCAGCCCCGCGGCCCAGGCGACCTCCCGCACCAGGGCGTCGCGGTAGCTTTCGCCCTCCAGCTTCTCGGCCTGCGGCAGAGTGAGCACGCCCTGGGCCGAGTTCCAGACGGAGAGCCACTCGCTACGGAGGGCGGGGTCGGCCACGTCCCGATCGCCGGGCTCAGCGGCGTCGCGGCGGACCAAGGCGATCGCTCCGACGTAGTGCGGCATGCGGGGGCGGGACATGGGGGGAGAACGGGACGCGGCATCATACCCGGCGCCCGCAAACCTTCCCCCGGACCCGCGGCCCGCGGGAGTTTTCGCAGAACGCGGAGGCCCCGCGGGGCCTCCGCGTTACGGGGCGATCAGTGAGCCGAAGAGAACGACACGCTCTTTCGCCCCCGCCGACGGACCGGCCCCCCATGACGACCCTCGCCCCCGCCGCCGACCCCGCGGTCGACCCCGCCGGCGCCTCCGCGACCGCCTGGCCGGACGCGACCGCGGCCCTGCGGGCGGAGAACGACGCCCTCAAGGCCCGCCTCCGCGACGCGGAGCGGCTGGCAGCGGTCGGGCAGCTGTCCGCCTCCGTCACGCACGAGTTCAATAACGTCCTGATGACGACGTTGAACTACGCCAAGATCGGGCTGAAACGCTCCGACGACCCGCACGTCGTGAAAGCCTTCACCCGCATCCTCGAAGCCGGCGAGCGGGCCGCGAAGATCAGCGAGTCGCTGCTGTCGTTCGCCCGGGGCGGCGAGGAGCGGCGGGACACCGTGCGGTTGGCCGGCCTGCTGGAGGACGTGCTCGTCCTGACCGGCAAGGACCTGCAGGCGCACCGCGTCCGCACCCAGACCGACGCGAGCGGCGATCCGCGGGCGAGCGTTTGCGTCCCGCAGGTCCAACAGGTGTTGGTCAACCTGATCCTCAACGGCCGGCAGGCGATGCCGGAGGGCGGGCTGATGACCTTCACCCTGACCGACAACGCCGCCGACGGCACCGCGGAGATCAGCGTCCGCGACACCGGCGCCGGCATCCCGCGGGAGGCGCTGCCCCGCATCTTCGAGCCGTTCTACAGCACGAAAACGCTCGGCAACGGCTCCGGCGGCGGCGGCGGGCTGGGCCTGCCGCTCTGCCGCGACGTCATCGAGGCCCACGGCGGCCGCATCCGCGTCGAAAGCGCCCTCGGCCGCGGGACCTGCTTCACCCTGAAGTTCCCGCGGGTCGGGTGAGAACCGTAGGCGAGCGGTGGGCGTGAGCCCTCCGTGTACTCACTCGGCTTCGATGACACGGAGGGCTCACGCCCACCGCTCGCCTACTGCATCAGCAACGCCCAGATCGTGCCGAGGACGCCGATCACCCCCAGCACGAACATCCATCGCGGCACGTTCGCTCCGGCAGGTCGTCGGCCGGGAGTGATGTAGTCGCCGCAGGACGGGCAGACGTCGGCCTCCTCGTAGACCGGCTCGCCGCAGGACGGGCAGGGGAGCTCCTCCCCGGCCCCGTCGTCGTACGGCTCGAAGTCTTCGCCGGAGTCGTCCGGATCGTCGTCCCACGGCATCGGCGAGGCCTTATTGCTTCTTGCCGCCGGACTTTTTCGCTCCGGCTTTCTTGGCCCCGGACTTCCCGCCGCCGTTCTTCGCCATCAGTTCGAGGACCTTCTCCGCGATCGCGGTGACGTAGGGGTCGTCCTTCAGCGGCGGGGTGGGGGGCAGGTCGCCCGCCTTCTTGCCGGCCGGTTTGCCGATCGGGCCGAACTTCGGCGGGGGGTTGAACGCCTTGGGGGAATACAGCCCTTCGGCGTCGCCGTCGTAGACGCCGCGGAAGGCGGTGTTTCCCACGAGATCCGCGTCCGGGTAGTGGAACCGGGGGTCGTCGAAGCCGAGCTTCTGCTTGAGCTCCAGCAGTTCGCGGGTGTGCCGCTCGGCGAGGTAATCGATCGGGCCGAGCTGCTTGGCCAGCATCAGGATGCGGCAGTAGGCGTCCAGCACCTCGGTCTTCCAGTACGCCTCCTCCAGGCTGGGGCCGAAGGAGATCGTGCCGTGGTTCTTCAGGATGATGTGGTTCGTGCCCTTCAAGAAGGGCAGCACGGTGTCGGCGAACTCCTGCCCGCCGGGCGTCTCGTAGGGGGCGAACGGGGTCTCGCCGAGGAACACCTCGACCTCCGGCAGCACGCCCTGTGGGACCGGCTCGCCGGCGACGCTGAAGGCGGTGGCGTGCGGCGGGTGGCAGTGCACGCAGGCCTTCACGTCCGGCCGGTTCTTCATGATGGACAGGTGCAAGAGGATCTCGCTGGTCCGCTTGCGCTGGCCGTAGATCTGGTTGCCGTCCAGGTCCACGCCGCAGATGTCCTCGGGGGTCATGAACCCTTTGCAGATCATCGTGGGGCTGCACAGCACCATGTTCTCGCCGACGCGGACGGAAATGTTCCCGTCGTTCGCCGCGGCGTAGCCCCGCTGGTAGACGCGGCGGCCGATCTCGCAGATCTCCTCCTTGATCGCGTCGTCGTTCAGTTCGGGGGCGTCGTTGGGGAAGTCGACGCGGAGGTGCTCGGGGATCGCCATGTACTGTTCGGTCCGGATTCCGGCTGGGTGGTGTTTCGGCGGGCAGGGTACCGGGGGAAGGCGGAGCGAACCGTTTCGTTAGCGGGCCGGTTCTCCGAACCTGCGCGCAAGCCGAAATGGTTGCCGCCCGATCGCTACAAGCGGTCGACGCCCGGGGTGAAGTCGCTGTCAGCGGACAGCGACAGGCAGAACTCGCACAGCAGGTCGGCGGCGGCGTCGAGGTCGTCCATGGAGATCACCTCCACCGGGCTGTGCATGTACCGCAGCGGGATGCCCACGATGCCCGTTGCCGGGCCGTTGCGGGTCAGCTGGATCGCGTTGCCGTCGTTGGAGGCGCCGCGGCTGAGGGCCGACACCTGCACCGGCAGGTCGTGCTCCTTGCCGAGCTTCGTCAGGCTGCGGAACAGCGGCGTGTTGATGTTCGGTCCCCGGAAGGCGACGGGGCCGCGGCCGATGCGGACGTCGCCCACCTCGCCCTTCTCCACGGTCGGGCAGTCGGAGGCGTGCGTCACGTCCACGGCGATGCCGACGTGCGGGTCGATCCGGTGGGCGGCGGTGTGGGCGCCCCGCAGGCCGATCTCCTCCTGCACGGTGGAGACGGCGAAGATCGCCGCCTGCGCCCCGTTCTTGGAAGACTGCCGGGCGGCGGCCCGGCGGGCGGCTTCGAACACCACCCACACGCCCACGCGGTCGTCCATCGCGGGCCCGGCCAGCAGCCCGCCCCGCAGCGCCCGGTAGCCCGGCCGCAGCGTGATCGGGTCGCCGACCGCGACCAGTTCCAGGGCCTCGGCTTTGCCCTCGACGCCGAGGTCCACCCACAGGTCCTTCACCTCGGGCACCTGCTTGCGCTCCTCGGCGCCCAGCAGGTGAATCGCCTTCCGGGCGATCACGCCGGCGACGGTTTCGTGGGCGCCGTGCACCTCCACGGCCTGCCCGATGAGCGTCTGCACGTCCCACCCGCCGACGGCGGAGACCCGCAGGAAGCCGTCGTTGTCGATGTGCTGCACGACCAGGCCGATCTGGTCGCAGTGCCCGGCGAGCATCACCCGCAGCTTGTCGGTTCCCAACCCATCTTTGCCGGCGTTCACCGCTGCCGTCAGGTTCCCGTGCCAGTCGGTAGAGACCTTCCCCCAACCCGCGGCGTACTCGGCGACGACGGCCTGAACCCGCTCCTCATACCCGCTGGTGCCGGGGGTGGTGAGCAGCCGGTCGAGAAACGCGCGGGCGTCGTCGTTCATCGGCGCAACGATGGGGACTGCGGGGAGAAAAAAAGGATGAGCGAGGCGGCCGCCGGTTATACCCGGCCGACCGCGGACCGGCGACCGAGGCGCCGACGCATCAAATCTCTCAGGGGCTTGCCTGCCCGAAATCGCACGGGTAGATTTCGATGAGACGGTCCCAATCCAACGAGGCCCGCCTCGGGTTGATTCGCCCGGCTCCGCTTCATGCCGCGGGGCCGCCCCTCAGTGCCGAAGGACGCGGCTGATGATCGCAAATCGCTACAGTTTGGACGGCGAAACGTCCCGCCCCCGTCAGGACGCCGTGCGGTCGGCGGTGAACCGGCTGGTCCGCGATCGCACCGGCGCCCTGCTGAGCGATCTGCGGGTCGACGTCGCCCCGGAACCGACCGACGAACGAGAGTTCTCCGTCGTGCTCACCGGACGGTGCGGCACGTTCTACTGCAAGCAACTCGCCGGCGTCGCTGCCATGGCCGCCGCCCCCGGCGGCGTGGTCCGCAACCGCATCGCCGTCGGGTAGAACGAGCTTTGGTGAAACGGCCCCGCTTCCTGTTTCCCCCCTCTCCCTCGAGGGAGAGGGGCCGGGGGTGAGGGTGCGGCGCAGCCGGAGGAGTGACGCCGCACATCTTGCGGGAACGACCCGCGTGGTTCGGAACGTGCTGCCGCTACGCGGACCCCCTCACCCCCGACCCCTCTCCCCCAAGGGGGAGAGGGGAGAACCGTGAGGGAGAGACGGCCCTTGGCAGTTCAGTCCGCCCCGGCTTCTCACCACCCCTCCGGCGAGATCGGGCGGGCCGACAGCCGCGGGCGGTGACTTTCGCTGAGGATCGTCGTCGCTCCGCCGGGCGCCAGCGCGACCACGCGGCCGGCCGTCTCCACCCGCGCGAGCGGCAACTCGCGGGGGGCGGGGGGCGGCTCCCTCATCGTGGTCAGCGAACGGGTGGCCAGCGACAGCGGCCAGCGGGAGGTCGGCTCGCGGCGGACCGTGCGAGGTTCTTCCTCCTGCGAAGCGGCGAAGGTGAGCGTGAGCGGGTCCGCCTCGCCGAATCGCACCGCCAGCCGCACGCTGCCGTCCGGGCCGGGGCCGAGGTCGGTGAAGCGGATCGCCTCGCGGTTCGGGTCCGGCCCCTGAGCGACGACCAGCGGCCGCAGCGCCTCGCCCTCGGCCGCCTCCGTGGTGCGGAAGACCGCCGACGGCAGTCCCCACGCCCGGTCCGCGGTGAGGATCACCCCGTGTCGGGGATCCACGGCGACGGAGACGCTGTTTCGCAGGGCCTCCGCGGCGACGGCGGGCAGTTCGCCGTTCACCGCCGCGGCGCACCGCACCAGCGCCGCGGGGGGCAGGTGGGCGACGGTCCGCGGGTCGCGGAGACGTTCGACCAGCTTGGCGTCGGAACCCTCCAGGTGCGTGCCGGCGTCTGCATAGACCACGCACAGGGCGGCGGAGGACTGATCGGACTCCAGGTCGCCGTCGAGGTTCCGCAGCACGGCGTCCTCCGCGGCGGCGTAGCGGCGATGCTTGGTGAGTACGCCGGCGGCGGCGAGGTTCACCTCCCAGGCGTCGCCCCCGCAGGCGAGGGCCTTCTCCGCAGCGTCGGCGGCGCCGGCCAAGCCGGAGTGCTCGCGGATCATCGCCACGTTCGCCCAACTCGCGGCGAGCATCTGATCCCGTCGGAAGTGCCCGCCGCCCAGTTCGTCCAGCCTGCGGTAGGTGCGTTCGGCGTCCTCGAACAGCCCGAGCCGCTGCTGCGTACGGCCCAGGGCGTACCAGTAGGGCGGGTGGTAGGTGAGGTAACGTTCCAGCCGTTGCAGTCGCCGCAAGCGCGCGTCGGCGTCCGGGTCGGCTTGGGCCTCGGCGAGGCGGCGGAGGTCGTCGTCCCGCACCAGCCAGCCGTCAGGGATGTTCCGCTTGCGGGCCAGCTTCCAACTGGTGTCGAGGAACGCCCCGCTCTTGTCCAGCACGCCCTTCATCCGGTCCCGGTCGACCTTCCACAGGCCGGTGTCCCGATCCACCTGCATCCCCCGCAGGTCCCACCAGCTGCCGGCGCCGGTGCGGACGGCGCCGGCCACATCCGCCGTTGCGGCGTGCGTCAGCAGGGAGAAGCTGGTCACCGTCGCGTGCCGGGAGACGCCGCGATGGTGCGATTGCTGCAGCACCGCGCGGTCCCGGTCCGCGATGCGGACGGCGGCGATCTCGTCCAGCACCGCGGTGTAGAGCCGCAGGACTTCCTCGTCCTCGATCGCGGCGAGGTTCAAGTTCGACAGGATGTGCGCCCGCTCCTCGGAGAGCACCTGATCGGTCGGGGAGCAACGGATGCGGTACAGGCTGGCCCGGCAGTAGTTCAGCGTGACGGCGGCGGACCGGCGGCCGGCCTCCTCCGCGTCGAAGCTGCTGCCGACCGACCCTTCAGCGACCACTGCTTCGGCAACGGGGCCTTCAGCGACGGGCATCTCGGCGACGGGCGCCGCGGCGACGGGCGCCGCGGCGACGACCGGCGTGGCGACGACCGGGGCGGCATCTGCCGAAGCGGGCTCCGCTGCGGCAGGATCGACTGCAACGGGATCGGCTGCGGGCGTGCTCGTTTCCTCCACGGGGCAGAGCACGGCGTCGCCGGTCGCCTCGTCGGCGAACAGGGCGGGGGCGGACAGCAGCAGGGCGCAGGAAAACAGCAAGCGGGACATAGCAGTTCCGGAGGGGAACGGGCGGGCGTCCGGGCGGCGGCGTCCTTCGCCGGCGGACCATCGTCGGGCGGGCCGCCCCTCATGGGCGGTGAGCGGTCTCCGCAGTCGGCGGAGCGTCGGGAGACCTAAAGGCGAACGGCGTGCCGAAAATGGCGGGATCGCGTCTGGGCCTATCTGGAAAGAGCGGAGGCGTGTCCCCCGGGGCGTTCCCCCAACTGTAAATCCCACAACGCCGCCCCGTCGGATTCCAACCCGTTCGGTTGCGAAGAAGCCCGCGGCGACCCTGCGGGCCGTGCGGCGCCTGCGACGTGGGCAAGCCGCAGCGGCGGCCTGAAAGAAGTGAGCCCGAAGCGCAAGCGAGGCGGAGCGGCGGCGCCTCAGAAATCGGGTGCCGAAAGCCTCGCTTGCGCTTCGGGCTCACTTCCCGGGGGGGGCGCACGAAAGCGCCCCGACCGGGGGGCCC
Coding sequences within:
- a CDS encoding sensor histidine kinase, whose translation is MTTLAPAADPAVDPAGASATAWPDATAALRAENDALKARLRDAERLAAVGQLSASVTHEFNNVLMTTLNYAKIGLKRSDDPHVVKAFTRILEAGERAAKISESLLSFARGGEERRDTVRLAGLLEDVLVLTGKDLQAHRVRTQTDASGDPRASVCVPQVQQVLVNLILNGRQAMPEGGLMTFTLTDNAADGTAEISVRDTGAGIPREALPRIFEPFYSTKTLGNGSGGGGGLGLPLCRDVIEAHGGRIRVESALGRGTCFTLKFPRVG
- a CDS encoding zinc ribbon domain-containing protein, with translation MPWDDDPDDSGEDFEPYDDGAGEELPCPSCGEPVYEEADVCPSCGDYITPGRRPAGANVPRWMFVLGVIGVLGTIWALLMQ
- a CDS encoding class II aldolase/adducin family protein — encoded protein: MAIPEHLRVDFPNDAPELNDDAIKEEICEIGRRVYQRGYAAANDGNISVRVGENMVLCSPTMICKGFMTPEDICGVDLDGNQIYGQRKRTSEILLHLSIMKNRPDVKACVHCHPPHATAFSVAGEPVPQGVLPEVEVFLGETPFAPYETPGGQEFADTVLPFLKGTNHIILKNHGTISFGPSLEEAYWKTEVLDAYCRILMLAKQLGPIDYLAERHTRELLELKQKLGFDDPRFHYPDADLVGNTAFRGVYDGDAEGLYSPKAFNPPPKFGPIGKPAGKKAGDLPPTPPLKDDPYVTAIAEKVLELMAKNGGGKSGAKKAGAKKSGGKKQ
- a CDS encoding M42 family metallopeptidase, whose protein sequence is MNDDARAFLDRLLTTPGTSGYEERVQAVVAEYAAGWGKVSTDWHGNLTAAVNAGKDGLGTDKLRVMLAGHCDQIGLVVQHIDNDGFLRVSAVGGWDVQTLIGQAVEVHGAHETVAGVIARKAIHLLGAEERKQVPEVKDLWVDLGVEGKAEALELVAVGDPITLRPGYRALRGGLLAGPAMDDRVGVWVVFEAARRAAARQSSKNGAQAAIFAVSTVQEEIGLRGAHTAAHRIDPHVGIAVDVTHASDCPTVEKGEVGDVRIGRGPVAFRGPNINTPLFRSLTKLGKEHDLPVQVSALSRGASNDGNAIQLTRNGPATGIVGIPLRYMHSPVEVISMDDLDAAADLLCEFCLSLSADSDFTPGVDRL